GACTCGTTCTTGTTCCCGCATGacgcaggagaatagggtctggagggagggaacctaaggccgattcatgctgacttcctagaactgaatcaaaaggaaaacctcaCCTCTTCACACCCAAGTAACAAAAGGatcagaggctactccctttgcactACATAgcagatacaaaataaaaaagtacctctgattggtcccctccTGCAACCAATCACAATGGTTGTGGACCATTCCTTCATTTACGTAGGGTATAAcaaagtaaccaatgggaaacctctggAGGGTACTCAAACCCTAGAAGATTTTGCAACTGGTGCTCTTGAGCCACTTCCTCAAGCCTGCTGtcactctgtggagtgtactttggtttcaataaatctgtgcttttgttgcttcattccttcactgctttgtgtgttttgttcaattctttgttgAAAACACCAAAAACCTGATGGCTTGTGGTCAAGACCCTCCAACAgtaacatgtacacacatatgcacatatacacacgaCCACATACGTGGCAGGAAGGGGCACAGAACCTGGAGTCGAGTCACCTCTGGCTATTGCCAGCTATTTGTTGGGACAGGTCAGTTGTCCTCTCTGAGTCTCGGTCTCCTGGGCTGTAGCCAGGGAGAAATAATATCTACTGTACAGGACTATGGGGACAGCCAAAAGCTGTTTATAAACCTAAGAAAGAGAAGTCGTTAGGAACTATTCATGGGCACTCACAGCAAGGCAACCCCATCTTGTAGGATGGCATCTGTCCCCAGGGCAGGGAGCAGGAGAGCTGTTTCCAGGGGTTTCCAGGGTAACTTGGAGCAAATCACTTACCTTTCTTGGACTCAGTCCCTGGAAGAAGAGGCCATCCCAGACCCCTTCCTCCCAGGAACTCATTCATTCTGTCAGCAAACATAGACTGGGGGCCTGCCAAAGGTGGCGGGTACAACCCATCACTGCCCATGGGCTATGCACCGCCTTGCTGTAGGAACAGGCCTGTAACTGCATCACAACCCGAAATCTGGACAAAGGGCAAAGGAAGCTGAGACTCCTTCCCCTGGGGTGGGGGCTTGAGGGGCTCAGGAGGACTCTCCAGAAGAGGTGACATTTCAACAGGGCCTTGAAAGCCAAATAGGTATTTTCCagagggagagtggggaggggcaAAGGCATTCCAGACGAGGGTGACATCCTATGGCGAGGCAGGCCTGCaggtgggaaggaggggaggatggGCAGAGAGTTTGTGCTGTGGAGCACAGTGGCCCAGCCGTGAGAGAGGTGCAGGACGGAGCACACAGGGTGGGCTgggcaggctgggcagggtgCTGATTGATGGCTGCAGGGCTGCTCCCCAGGCATGGGTAATTGTCCCACGCATCTGGAGACAGGCTCTGTATGCATCTGGTTCTTTCCATGGCCCTGAAAacagtcttctttttttcccttgatgAAATCCTGCAGTCCGCTCCCATGTACCAGTACCTGGATAGGAAACTGTTCACGGAAGCCTACCAGATTGCTTGCTTGGGTGTCACAGACACTGATTGGCGTGAACTGGCCATGGAAGCGCTAGAAGGTTTAGATTTTGAAACAGCAAAGAAGGTAAGCATCTAGCCAGCAGGAGCTGGAGTTTGGTCCTTGTGGGGTCCCTTAAGAAGGCAGATGGGGACCCAGGGGGCATGGAGAGGCCATAGACTGCAGCAGTCTCTGGAGTTAGGCTGCTCTGGGCTTGTATCTTATCCACTTCCTCACTGTGGGCCTGGGTAGGTGACACCCTTTCTAAGATTGCTTCTCTATAGACGTAGGGTGATGACAGGCCCCATCCTCACAAAGCTGTGAGGATCAAATGGGAGGATGCCTGTAAAGCCTGACCCAGGAGCAGCATGTCAGATTCTGGCTGTCACTCTTATTAGCTGTTCTCTATGGGAAGCACCTGGCTAGTAGCCTGGCACATCACAGGCACTCCGTAAATGGCGGCTTTTATTATCGGTGTAGTCACTGGCCATGATGCTGCACACAATGCTGCTTTTCTTAGCATCTGCCAACTAAGGTGGGAGAGATGGTCAAGGTCTCTGATTCTGACAGCAATGTGGGCACTTCCCACGTACCTTCATGGCAGGATTCATGGACTTGATTCGTTGTGTCCTTTCCTGGCCTAGTCTATGAAAGCTAGAGAGATGGCTGAAAACATCTGACCCCTTTCTGCACATAAGGAAAAGCCCAGGTATGTTCCTGAGCTGTGTTTCCATCTAGAACCTCAGATGGAGGAAGGAATGGCTTCCAACCTCCACTCCCCTACCCCTTCCCTCTTTATCTCCCCACAGTCAATTAATGAGCTGCTCATTTTGTCCATATTCCTGGGCTGACATTGAAGGAGTGGCAAAGAGGGATGTGATGCCCGCCTTGGGTTAGGTCAAGACTTGTAGGCATGAAGAGAGGAGACTGGACCAGACCAGGACTCAGAAGCCAGCTGAGAGCCAGCTGTGTCACGTAAGGGGCTCTGGGACCTCAGGCCAGCGGCTTCCCTCAGAGCCCCGGTCCTCCCAGTTCTGAAATAGGGGTAGTGAGAATGCCCACTGCAGTCACGAGGCTTAACTGAGATGTTGTAAAGGGGAATTTAAAGCAGGGATGGTTGTGTAGATGCTAGCCATTGCTTAAACATTGTTACACAATGATCAAGATTATATTTTTAGATGTCCCCAGTGTAGAAAGCGGAGATGGAGGAAGCTGTAAGATTCAGAGGAGGGAGGAAGCATCTCCATGGAGGGAGcttccctctcctgccccacccagAAATGCCAGCAGGGAGGAAGATGACAAATCCCCAGAATAGGTGTTGTTTTGGGCACAGAATGAAATTAAGAATCTTCCCTCTAGATTGTCACCTCCTTACACCCAGGAACCAAACACGTACCTCATCTTAATAACACTGCACACttcctagcacagtgccttaGACAGgttggtgctcaacaaatatttgaatggaTAACAActaagtttattcattcatttatttaactccCCAGCCTGTATCCCCAAAACACTCCCTGAGAATTGAAAGGGTGTATTAAAGccacaagatttaaaaaataacactgttcattgatttatttaaattaaaaaataattgtatatggTAAATATCTATTAAGTACAACATGGgacaggcacggtgcctcatgcctgtaatcccagttctttgggaggccgagacaggcagatcagttgaggccaggagtttaagaccagcctggccaaagtggtaaaaccctgactctactaaaaaaatacaaaaattagctgggtgtggtggcacatgcctgtagtctcagctacttgggaggctggggcagaattgcttgaaccagggagacagaggccacagtgagccgagatcatgccactgcattccagccttggtgacacagcaagactctgtcaaaaataaaaaaaaaatcagtacaatatgatgttttgaaaaaGCTGGATGATTTTGACAATAGGGTAGGAGTTGCTATTTCATCTAAATCCTGTATCCCCCGCCTTTCTTTCCCTCTGTGACAGGCACTCAGGCTCACCAGTTTGCACAGGGTGGTCCCCAGTGATGGTATGCCATCCCCACTAGATGGCAGAGGAGAGCTGCTGAGCTCTGGCCAGGCCATGAGTAGAGCTGCAGGTGCCTCCCTGTTCCCAGGCTTCCCTCTACTGAGCTCATTCAGGGGCCTTCTGACTACTCTGAACAGCTGCCGTGATGCTGCAGGATGCATTAGGTTGAAGGAACTTGGAAACAGATTTCTCAGTGGGCAAATCCTAGACTCCAGCACAGCCGACCTAGA
This region of Gorilla gorilla gorilla isolate KB3781 chromosome 2, NHGRI_mGorGor1-v2.1_pri, whole genome shotgun sequence genomic DNA includes:
- the LOC109026351 gene encoding intraflagellar transport protein 122 homolog isoform X1, with product MALKTVFFFSLDEILQSAPMYQYLDRKLFTEAYQIACLGVTDTDWRELAMEALEGLDFETAKKAFIRVQDLISSIEERKKRGETNNDLFLADVFSYQGKLHEAAKLYKRSGHENLAHEMCWKKS
- the LOC109026351 gene encoding intraflagellar transport protein 122 homolog isoform X3, whose product is MALKTVFFFSLDEILQSAPMYQYLDRKLFTEAYQIACLGVTDTDWRELAMEALEGLDFETAKKAFIRVQDLISSIEMAVLFHHLFNPGAEGVFGGL